Proteins co-encoded in one Kutzneria chonburiensis genomic window:
- a CDS encoding RNA polymerase sigma factor — MSRPDFDAFYRKTVESTLRAALRVSRDRHVALDATQDAYVVMLERWDLHAMRSLDANHRYVIGIAVKKVATWYRAQSRFEPAELDHGGDEPGYDRILDDLAVLSRVRALIDRQPRRRREVAALRFLAGWTYREIARWLDMNESTVGSHTKEMVDQLRPLITELTNTTKRGEPS, encoded by the coding sequence GTGAGCCGCCCCGACTTCGACGCCTTCTACCGCAAGACCGTGGAAAGCACGCTGCGAGCGGCCTTACGGGTGTCCCGCGATCGACACGTCGCCCTCGATGCCACCCAGGATGCCTACGTCGTGATGCTCGAACGCTGGGACCTGCACGCCATGCGCTCGCTCGACGCCAACCATCGGTACGTCATCGGCATTGCGGTGAAGAAGGTCGCCACCTGGTATCGCGCCCAGAGCCGATTCGAACCAGCCGAGCTGGACCATGGCGGCGACGAGCCGGGGTATGACCGGATTCTCGACGATCTCGCCGTGCTGTCGCGGGTCCGGGCGCTGATCGACCGACAGCCGCGACGGCGACGAGAGGTTGCCGCCCTCCGCTTTCTTGCCGGCTGGACATACCGCGAGATCGCAAGGTGGCTGGACATGAACGAATCCACTGTGGGCTCACATACAAAAGAGATGGTCGACCAGCTACGACCGCTCATCACAGAGCTGACCAACACCACGAAACGAGGCGAACCGTCATGA
- a CDS encoding DUF2201 family putative metallopeptidase, whose translation MEHRKRLPVVDLTDRRALADWRPAAPEVIAEARRLKEAALLDFGLNDSVVGSWLFAKCPHQIATTAVDTAAVVASGDGTCLLLFNPDFFVGIGLDGVKFALFHEARHLVHRHLFADQELRDDPVFTLAAEVAINHVGLVRLKQGLPVLDGKPIGIEPAKIHALYREDLTAHGLVPLEYRDFVDTDLTVYTELKRMKHPPVPPPLCVHVTHQIPSDQETVDSVVSSTLLNSLLAARRGNSGAEQELLDLMGRTEDGASKAWDRLGAGVLRGTTAKTGKVDWWQRWLVDVLGSKLREGERLVYPKKRGAVLAMLGHEPMLSRCGPVRDKVLVIAYDTSGSMPQGVVDWMIELVGGIDGVQAHWLSFDGVVMPFKPGERVLGGGGTSFQNVVDYVEGKSTVDGKHFEERPDAVIMLTDGYAPHVTPAEPDKWIWLITEGGDDWPDTHTPPMACHRVRPVTGRPSR comes from the coding sequence ATGGAGCACCGCAAGCGGTTGCCGGTCGTCGACCTGACCGATCGCCGCGCGCTGGCCGACTGGCGGCCGGCCGCGCCCGAGGTGATCGCCGAGGCGCGGCGCCTCAAAGAGGCTGCCCTGCTGGACTTCGGCCTCAACGACTCGGTGGTCGGCTCGTGGCTGTTCGCCAAGTGCCCGCACCAGATCGCCACCACGGCAGTCGACACCGCCGCGGTGGTGGCCTCCGGCGACGGCACCTGCCTGCTGCTGTTCAACCCGGACTTCTTCGTCGGCATCGGCTTGGATGGCGTCAAATTCGCGCTGTTCCACGAGGCTCGGCACCTGGTGCACCGACACCTGTTCGCCGACCAGGAACTCCGCGACGACCCGGTGTTCACGCTGGCCGCCGAGGTCGCGATCAACCACGTCGGCCTGGTTCGACTCAAGCAGGGACTGCCGGTGCTGGACGGCAAACCGATCGGCATCGAGCCGGCGAAGATCCACGCGCTGTACCGGGAGGACTTGACCGCACACGGCCTGGTTCCGTTGGAGTACCGGGACTTCGTCGATACCGACCTGACCGTCTACACCGAACTCAAGCGCATGAAGCACCCGCCGGTGCCGCCGCCGCTGTGCGTGCACGTGACGCATCAGATTCCGTCCGACCAGGAGACGGTCGACTCGGTGGTGTCGTCGACCTTGCTGAACTCGCTGCTGGCCGCCCGTCGGGGCAATTCCGGCGCCGAGCAGGAGCTGCTGGACCTGATGGGGCGCACCGAGGACGGTGCGAGCAAGGCCTGGGACAGGCTCGGCGCGGGCGTGCTGCGCGGCACGACGGCGAAGACGGGCAAGGTCGACTGGTGGCAACGCTGGCTGGTCGACGTGCTCGGCTCCAAGCTGCGCGAGGGCGAACGCCTGGTGTACCCCAAAAAGCGCGGCGCGGTGCTGGCGATGCTCGGCCACGAGCCCATGCTGTCCCGCTGCGGTCCGGTGCGGGACAAGGTGTTGGTCATCGCCTACGACACTTCCGGCTCCATGCCGCAGGGTGTGGTGGACTGGATGATCGAGCTGGTCGGCGGCATCGACGGCGTGCAGGCGCACTGGTTGTCCTTCGACGGCGTGGTCATGCCGTTCAAGCCGGGCGAGCGCGTGCTCGGCGGCGGCGGAACGAGCTTCCAGAACGTCGTCGACTACGTGGAAGGCAAGTCCACAGTGGACGGCAAGCACTTCGAGGAACGCCCGGACGCCGTGATCATGCTGACCGACGGCTACGCCCCACACGTGACGCCGGCCGAGCCGGACAAGTGGATCTGGCTGATCACCGAGGGCGGCGACGACTGGCCCGACACGCACACCCCACCCATGGCCTGCCACCGCGTGCGGCCCGTGACCGGAAGACCGAGCCGATGA
- a CDS encoding type 1 glutamine amidotransferase domain-containing protein: protein MSEQLRGRTVAILATDGVEQVELTEPMAAVERAGGVAKLVSIKDGEIQGMNADVNAADTFAVDVAVDDATVDDFDALILPGGTTNPDKLRQNDRAVSLVHDFFEAGKPVAAICHGPWLLVEADVVRGRTLTSYPSVRTDIRNAGGTVVDKEVVIDGGLVTSRNPDDLPAFCEALVREFAEART, encoded by the coding sequence ATGTCCGAGCAGCTGCGCGGCCGTACGGTCGCGATCCTGGCCACCGACGGCGTCGAGCAGGTGGAGCTGACCGAGCCCATGGCGGCCGTGGAACGGGCCGGCGGCGTCGCGAAACTCGTGTCCATCAAGGACGGCGAGATCCAGGGGATGAATGCCGACGTCAACGCGGCCGACACGTTTGCCGTCGACGTCGCCGTCGATGACGCCACTGTGGACGATTTCGACGCGCTGATCCTGCCCGGTGGCACCACGAATCCCGACAAGCTGCGGCAGAACGACCGGGCCGTGTCGCTCGTGCACGACTTCTTCGAGGCCGGCAAGCCGGTCGCGGCCATCTGCCACGGCCCGTGGCTGCTGGTCGAGGCCGACGTCGTGCGTGGCCGGACCTTGACGTCGTACCCGAGCGTACGGACCGACATCCGCAACGCCGGCGGCACGGTGGTGGACAAGGAAGTCGTCATCGACGGCGGCCTGGTCACCAGCCGAAACCCCGACGACCTGCCGGCGTTCTGCGAGGCGCTGGTGCGGGAATTCGCCGAGGCGCGGACGTGA
- a CDS encoding mechanosensitive ion channel domain-containing protein has protein sequence MTRMEENAVRLRRPLVWVVLAVVCLIVVNAPEAGLIPVHDPVISKAISLSGALLFVIAGVLATRRIADYVDARLARRGMGSAGSVLAVVISAVGYCIVVLTALSVLAIPLQQLVVGGALTGVVVGIAAQQTLGNVFAGLMILMVHPFRVGDTIEVRSGALNGPFTGRVRALGLTYVTLAAENGTLLLPNAGVLAAGVTVGLHEAE, from the coding sequence ATGACCCGAATGGAGGAGAACGCTGTCCGACTGCGCCGGCCACTCGTGTGGGTGGTGTTGGCCGTCGTCTGCCTGATCGTGGTGAACGCCCCGGAGGCCGGGCTGATCCCCGTGCACGACCCCGTCATCTCGAAGGCGATCTCGTTGTCCGGCGCCCTGTTGTTCGTGATCGCCGGCGTCTTGGCGACCAGGCGGATCGCCGACTACGTCGACGCCCGCCTGGCCCGCCGCGGCATGGGATCCGCCGGCTCGGTCCTGGCCGTCGTCATCTCCGCCGTCGGCTACTGCATCGTCGTGTTGACCGCCTTGAGCGTGTTGGCGATCCCCTTGCAGCAGCTCGTCGTCGGCGGCGCCCTGACCGGTGTCGTCGTCGGTATCGCCGCCCAGCAGACCCTCGGCAACGTCTTCGCCGGCCTGATGATCCTGATGGTGCACCCCTTTCGTGTCGGCGACACCATCGAAGTGCGGTCCGGCGCGTTGAACGGGCCGTTCACCGGCCGGGTGCGGGCACTGGGGCTGACCTACGTGACCCTGGCCGCCGAGAACGGAACCCTGCTGCTGCCCAACGCAGGCGTCCTGGCCGCCGGCGTCACCGTCGGCCTGCACGAGGCGGAGTGA
- a CDS encoding transketolase — translation MSDNQADFRRELGQQLRVDSVRLAADAGSGHPTSSMSAADLMAVLLDGHLRLDYDNPHAPDNDHLIFSKGHASPLYYSMLKAVGAIDADEFATYRQFGSRLEGHPTPRIPPTDVATGSLGQGLPVGVGIALAAQKLDRLPYRVWVLCGDSEMAEGSMWEAFEHAAHYGLSNLVAIVDVNRLGQTTETMLGWDVETYAARARAFGWHAITLDGHDVEAIEVAYAAAEVTDRPTVLFARTKKGKGVAAVEDLPGKHGKPLDDPEAAIAELGGVRDLSVSVAKPESCSPHTFAVPGGSLPVWDTGSHVETRLAYGKALAALGSLRGDVVALDGEVSNSTHSEEFAHAHPDRYFEMYIAEQQMIAAAVGMQARGWVPFASTFAAFFSRAYDFIRMAAISRADLRLSGSHAGVSIGPDGPSQMALEDMASLRAVHGSAVLHPSDANQTARLVEEMATRKGISYLRTLRSKTLVRTSPDEDVHIGGSRTLRSTSDDRVTLIGCGITVEETDRAAELLAAEGIQARVVDCYSIKPIDADTLIAAARDTHAVIVAEDHWPEGGLGDAVLDALAGLDEPVIVRKLAVRIMPTSGTPEELLRAAGIDAEAIAAAAREVLASRHAAVS, via the coding sequence ATGAGCGACAACCAGGCCGATTTCCGGCGCGAGCTCGGGCAGCAGCTGCGGGTCGACTCGGTCCGCCTGGCGGCCGACGCCGGCTCGGGCCACCCGACCTCGTCGATGTCCGCGGCGGACCTGATGGCGGTGCTGCTGGACGGGCACCTGCGCCTCGACTACGACAATCCGCACGCTCCGGACAACGATCACCTGATCTTCTCCAAGGGCCACGCGTCGCCGCTGTACTACAGCATGCTCAAGGCGGTGGGGGCGATCGACGCCGACGAGTTCGCCACGTACCGGCAGTTCGGCAGCCGGCTGGAGGGGCACCCGACTCCCCGGATTCCGCCGACCGACGTCGCCACTGGCTCGCTGGGCCAGGGGCTTCCGGTCGGTGTCGGGATCGCCTTGGCCGCGCAGAAGCTTGACCGTCTGCCGTACCGGGTTTGGGTGCTGTGCGGGGATTCCGAGATGGCCGAGGGGTCGATGTGGGAGGCCTTCGAGCACGCTGCCCACTATGGACTGTCCAATCTGGTCGCCATTGTCGACGTGAACCGGTTGGGGCAGACCACCGAGACCATGCTCGGCTGGGACGTCGAGACCTACGCTGCCCGCGCGCGGGCGTTCGGTTGGCACGCGATCACGTTGGACGGGCACGATGTCGAGGCCATCGAGGTCGCCTATGCCGCGGCCGAGGTGACCGACCGGCCGACAGTGTTGTTCGCCCGGACCAAGAAGGGCAAGGGTGTCGCGGCGGTCGAGGACCTGCCCGGCAAGCACGGCAAGCCTTTGGACGACCCCGAGGCCGCCATCGCCGAGTTGGGCGGCGTCCGGGATCTCAGCGTGTCGGTGGCCAAGCCTGAATCGTGCTCCCCGCATACGTTTGCGGTGCCCGGTGGTTCGCTTCCCGTGTGGGACACCGGTTCTCACGTCGAGACCAGGTTGGCCTACGGCAAGGCCTTGGCCGCCCTCGGGTCTCTGCGCGGCGATGTGGTGGCCTTGGACGGCGAGGTGTCGAATTCCACCCACAGCGAGGAGTTCGCGCACGCGCATCCCGACCGCTACTTCGAGATGTACATCGCCGAGCAGCAGATGATCGCCGCCGCGGTCGGCATGCAGGCCCGCGGTTGGGTGCCGTTCGCCTCGACCTTCGCCGCGTTCTTCTCCCGGGCCTACGACTTCATCCGCATGGCCGCCATCTCCCGTGCCGACCTCCGTCTTTCCGGCTCCCACGCCGGCGTTTCCATCGGTCCTGACGGCCCGTCGCAGATGGCCTTGGAGGACATGGCTTCGTTGCGGGCGGTGCACGGCAGCGCCGTGCTGCACCCCTCCGACGCCAACCAGACCGCCCGTCTCGTCGAGGAAATGGCGACTCGCAAGGGCATTTCCTATCTCCGCACCCTTCGCAGCAAGACCCTCGTCCGCACGTCCCCCGACGAGGACGTGCACATCGGCGGCAGCCGCACCCTCCGGTCCACTTCGGACGATCGCGTCACCTTGATCGGCTGCGGCATCACGGTCGAGGAGACCGACCGCGCCGCCGAACTCCTTGCCGCCGAAGGCATCCAGGCCCGCGTCGTGGATTGCTACTCGATCAAGCCCATCGACGCCGACACCCTCATCGCCGCCGCCCGCGACACCCACGCCGTCATCGTCGCCGAGGACCACTGGCCCGAGGGCGGCCTCGGCGACGCGGTGTTGGACGCCCTCGCCGGCTTGGACGAGCCCGTGATCGTGCGCAAACTGGCGGTCCGCATCATGCCCACCTCCGGCACCCCCGAGGAACTACTCCGCGCCGCCGGCATCGACGCCGAAGCCATCGCCGCCGCCGCCCGCGAGGTCCTGGCCTCCCGACACGCCGCGGTCAGCTAG
- a CDS encoding SDR family oxidoreductase — protein MQELFSISGKVALVTGGTRGIGRMIAECYLRAGARVIISSRKVEACERARRELERYGDVTAVPADVSDRAQCERLIGQVGDELHVLVNNAGATWGAAFDEFPDSAWDKVMGLNVRAPFVLTQLARPLLEASTTEEDPARVINIGSIDGLVVPGFKNFSYSASKAALHHLTRHMAAELAPKILVNAIAPGPFPSKMMDAALAERGDEIRAKSPVGRIGRTEDVGAAAIYLAAPATTFMTGAVIPLDGGLSTTIGLGVEL, from the coding sequence GTGCAGGAGCTGTTCTCGATCAGCGGCAAGGTGGCGCTGGTGACCGGGGGAACCCGGGGGATCGGGCGGATGATCGCGGAGTGCTACCTGCGCGCCGGGGCGAGGGTGATCATCTCGTCGCGCAAGGTGGAGGCGTGTGAGCGGGCGCGGCGGGAGCTGGAGCGGTACGGGGACGTGACGGCGGTGCCGGCGGACGTGTCGGACCGGGCGCAGTGCGAGCGGCTGATCGGGCAGGTGGGGGACGAGCTGCACGTGCTGGTGAACAACGCGGGCGCGACGTGGGGAGCGGCGTTCGACGAGTTCCCGGACTCGGCCTGGGACAAGGTGATGGGCCTGAACGTGCGGGCGCCGTTCGTGCTGACGCAGCTGGCGAGGCCGCTACTGGAGGCGTCGACGACCGAGGAGGATCCGGCGAGGGTGATCAACATCGGCTCGATCGACGGCCTGGTCGTGCCGGGGTTCAAGAACTTCTCCTATAGTGCCTCGAAAGCGGCGCTGCACCACCTGACCCGGCACATGGCGGCCGAGCTGGCGCCGAAGATCCTGGTCAACGCGATCGCGCCGGGGCCGTTTCCGAGCAAGATGATGGACGCGGCGCTGGCCGAACGCGGCGACGAGATCCGGGCCAAGAGCCCGGTGGGCCGGATCGGCCGTACGGAGGACGTGGGCGCGGCGGCGATCTACCTGGCGGCGCCGGCGACGACCTTCATGACGGGCGCGGTGATCCCGCTGGACGGCGGCCTGAGCACGACGATCGGGCTGGGCGTCGAGCTCTGA
- a CDS encoding ATP-binding protein, translating into MRNEFSGIARNVVQARRISGGVHFHESRPVPTGLAGLPAVDRLTGRSAELAVLAAVLSPSSEQAVCTIAGLGGVGKTTLAVHAARQAQFAGGVLFIDLHGYDSTRRVSASSALSTLSRMLGVADEHIPQQQADLEDLYRTVLSALADDGQPVLVLADNASDVSQVLPLLPGRPEHRMLVTARVTLPIPRARRLSLDVLPVADGVEVLDHALRAANPSDTRISDEPVEAAALVDLCGGLPLALWIIAQVLADHPDRPVADLVSTVADEQDRLGELAYGDSYAVRSVFMASYRSLPDEQARLFRLFAAHPGPFLDRETAAALADRPETATRRLLDGLTRAHLVREEHGWYTMHDLVLLFAVERFAEDNDESAIERLAMHYRDVVKAAVSHLEPDLASSDRFRDRAGAVAWLDAQLPNTMAVAELAGDGGLPEVVRDIGLSLVPYFDFRRYWLTWATAGELALTAARILGDATAEADALNSLGLAYQGLRGRGDDAIESLEQALAIHGFLGDRAGMAAALTNLGNAELHRGRPDEAADRQRQAAALYRQLGHRRGEAATLVNLAAVEEKRGRFREALATYRTAVPAAVASGDRHRLAATLSSIAGVLVKMGDTARGEEELERALSLHRELGDREGEAWSLRTMAGAYADAMRFDQAIDAYQRALAIFREVGDMFEESETLIRMAEIYRRADRHTEAIEHGLRAIDRHRELGDEFGVATILSYLGRAHRALGEPDTAADCFERSMAIFAEIDAPEDLEFVRELADRGVSGGQDLAGGGGDGFGVDAGGAE; encoded by the coding sequence GTGCGCAACGAGTTCTCCGGGATCGCGCGGAACGTCGTGCAGGCGCGGCGGATCAGCGGCGGCGTGCACTTCCACGAGTCTCGGCCGGTGCCGACCGGTCTTGCCGGGCTCCCCGCCGTCGACCGCCTCACCGGCCGGTCCGCCGAACTCGCCGTCCTCGCCGCCGTTCTTTCGCCCTCCAGTGAGCAGGCCGTGTGCACCATCGCCGGGCTCGGCGGCGTCGGCAAGACCACCCTCGCTGTCCACGCCGCCCGTCAGGCCCAGTTCGCCGGTGGCGTGCTGTTCATCGACCTGCACGGCTACGACTCCACCCGCCGCGTGAGCGCTTCATCCGCTTTGTCGACTTTGTCGCGGATGCTCGGCGTGGCCGACGAGCACATCCCCCAGCAACAGGCCGACCTCGAAGACCTCTACCGCACGGTCTTGTCCGCCCTTGCCGACGACGGTCAGCCCGTCCTCGTGCTCGCCGACAACGCCTCCGACGTCTCCCAGGTGCTGCCGCTTCTTCCCGGCCGCCCCGAGCACCGCATGCTCGTCACCGCCCGCGTCACCCTGCCCATTCCCCGCGCCCGCCGCCTTTCCCTCGACGTTTTGCCTGTTGCGGACGGCGTCGAAGTCCTCGACCACGCCCTCCGCGCCGCCAATCCCTCCGACACCCGCATTTCGGACGAGCCCGTCGAGGCCGCGGCTTTGGTCGACCTGTGCGGTGGCCTGCCCCTGGCCTTGTGGATCATCGCCCAGGTCCTCGCCGACCACCCCGATCGCCCGGTCGCCGACCTGGTCTCGACCGTCGCCGACGAACAGGACCGGCTAGGGGAGTTGGCCTACGGCGATTCGTACGCGGTCCGTTCGGTGTTCATGGCGTCGTATCGGAGCCTCCCCGACGAACAGGCCCGCCTGTTTCGCCTGTTCGCGGCCCATCCCGGCCCCTTTCTCGACCGAGAGACTGCCGCTGCGCTCGCCGATCGGCCCGAAACCGCCACCCGCCGTCTGCTGGACGGCCTGACCCGTGCCCACCTGGTCCGGGAGGAGCATGGTTGGTACACCATGCACGACCTGGTCCTGCTCTTCGCGGTGGAACGCTTTGCCGAAGACAACGACGAGTCCGCGATCGAACGCCTCGCGATGCACTACCGGGACGTGGTGAAGGCGGCGGTGAGCCACCTGGAGCCGGACTTGGCCAGCTCGGACCGATTCCGGGACCGGGCTGGTGCCGTCGCCTGGCTGGACGCCCAACTGCCCAACACGATGGCCGTCGCCGAACTGGCCGGCGACGGGGGTTTGCCCGAAGTCGTACGGGACATCGGCCTTTCCCTGGTGCCCTACTTCGACTTCCGGCGGTACTGGCTGACCTGGGCGACGGCCGGCGAACTCGCGCTCACCGCCGCCCGCATCCTGGGCGACGCCACGGCCGAGGCGGACGCGCTGAACAGCCTCGGCCTCGCCTATCAGGGGCTGCGCGGCCGCGGCGACGACGCGATCGAGAGTCTCGAGCAGGCTCTCGCAATCCACGGGTTCCTTGGCGATCGGGCCGGCATGGCGGCGGCGTTGACCAACCTGGGCAACGCCGAGCTGCACCGGGGCCGCCCGGATGAGGCTGCCGATCGGCAACGCCAGGCGGCCGCGTTGTACCGGCAGCTCGGCCACCGTCGCGGCGAGGCCGCCACACTGGTGAACCTCGCCGCTGTCGAAGAGAAACGCGGCCGTTTTCGGGAGGCGTTGGCGACCTATCGGACTGCGGTGCCGGCGGCCGTGGCCAGCGGCGACCGTCATCGCCTTGCGGCCACCTTGTCGAGCATCGCGGGTGTCCTGGTGAAAATGGGAGACACCGCGCGGGGAGAGGAGGAACTCGAGCGCGCGCTGTCGCTCCACCGCGAGCTGGGCGACCGGGAAGGCGAGGCATGGTCGCTTCGGACAATGGCCGGCGCCTATGCCGACGCCATGCGGTTCGACCAGGCCATCGACGCCTATCAGCGGGCACTGGCCATTTTTCGGGAGGTCGGCGACATGTTCGAGGAAAGCGAGACGCTGATCCGGATGGCTGAGATCTACCGGCGGGCCGATCGCCACACCGAAGCGATCGAGCACGGGTTGCGGGCGATCGACCGGCACCGGGAGCTCGGCGACGAGTTCGGCGTGGCCACGATCCTGAGCTACCTGGGCCGGGCCCACCGCGCACTCGGCGAGCCCGACACGGCCGCGGACTGCTTCGAACGGTCGATGGCGATCTTCGCTGAGATCGACGCTCCGGAGGATCTCGAGTTTGTGCGAGAACTAGCTGACCGCGGCGTGTCGGGAGGCCAGGACCTCGCGGGCGGCGGCGGCGATGGCTTCGGCGTCGATGCCGGCGGCGCGGAGTAG
- a CDS encoding thioesterase domain-containing protein yields MIVYKAGGVRIDLVREGSAGALVLVPGLEGDPEELAGVIAGYTGTETVYCAAPMLVDDDGEAIETVERMAELMIVALDEVVDSGYHLGGYSFGGLIAWEIAQQLKASGRQPGQVFLIEAIFDERFWNRRLWLIAMRRRGMNQLARIRQLPLRQALGEFGLRGQRLLRRLARRSSGGEATSVSTGETEAGERAYRAMPRYQPTFYDGPVTVLAATDNRHFGCDTAECWQGLAREMYVRRIVGDHLTIVSSAEAAAHVGDGIARHLNKGPGVRPAPGFERVLIVSTMRWFSAARLADAMTEAGFTVSVCRPSGHPVDVVDGLAGSYVLHRTRPLRSIARAIAASSPDLVMCDDERSLVLLRRLHSRRPDAVLARSLGDWTKLMSRTGVAENARAAGVDAPETSVITDPGVLHEFPVVLKTDGSSGGRGVAVVEQASLARSWRAISRPPAPHVAVKRALINRELHSLAATVLRRKPIVNAQGFRAGKDAIATVACRDGELLSLVCLEVVLAEELRGPSAVVRVIDHAGMAEAARRIVRHFGLSGFCGLDFVIDADGTAWLIEVNARVTPTCHLLFDAPRPIGQVLALFPFEHGASAYADCVDVPVRAPLLAERGQQLLSRQRHPVLRRVRTWTRRARPELT; encoded by the coding sequence GTGATCGTCTACAAGGCCGGCGGGGTGCGGATCGACCTGGTCCGCGAGGGTTCCGCCGGCGCGCTGGTGCTCGTGCCGGGCCTGGAGGGCGATCCGGAGGAGCTGGCCGGTGTGATCGCCGGCTACACCGGGACAGAGACTGTCTACTGTGCGGCGCCGATGCTGGTCGACGACGACGGCGAGGCGATCGAGACGGTCGAGCGGATGGCCGAGTTGATGATCGTCGCGTTGGACGAGGTCGTCGATTCCGGTTACCACCTCGGCGGTTACTCGTTCGGCGGGCTGATCGCGTGGGAGATCGCCCAGCAGCTCAAGGCTTCCGGCCGGCAGCCGGGGCAGGTGTTCCTGATCGAGGCGATCTTCGACGAGCGGTTCTGGAACCGTCGCCTGTGGCTGATCGCGATGCGCCGGCGGGGCATGAACCAGCTGGCACGGATCCGTCAGTTGCCGCTACGTCAAGCATTGGGCGAGTTCGGGTTGCGTGGGCAGCGGTTGCTGCGGCGGCTGGCCCGGAGATCATCCGGCGGCGAGGCGACCTCGGTGTCCACCGGCGAGACGGAGGCCGGCGAGCGGGCGTATCGGGCGATGCCGCGCTACCAGCCGACGTTCTACGACGGCCCGGTGACCGTGCTGGCCGCGACCGACAATCGGCATTTCGGTTGCGACACGGCCGAATGCTGGCAGGGACTGGCCCGCGAGATGTATGTGCGGCGGATCGTCGGTGATCACCTCACGATCGTCAGCTCGGCCGAGGCGGCAGCGCACGTGGGCGACGGCATCGCGCGGCACCTGAACAAGGGGCCGGGAGTTCGGCCGGCGCCGGGCTTCGAGCGGGTGCTGATCGTGTCGACCATGCGGTGGTTCTCCGCCGCGCGGTTGGCTGATGCCATGACCGAGGCCGGCTTCACGGTATCGGTGTGCCGGCCGTCCGGTCATCCGGTGGACGTGGTCGACGGGTTGGCCGGTTCGTACGTGCTGCACCGGACGCGGCCGCTGCGCTCGATCGCACGGGCGATTGCCGCGTCCAGCCCGGATCTGGTCATGTGCGACGACGAGCGGTCGCTGGTTCTGTTGCGCCGCTTGCATTCTCGACGTCCGGACGCCGTTTTGGCGCGGTCGCTGGGTGACTGGACGAAGTTGATGTCCCGGACCGGCGTGGCCGAGAACGCGCGGGCCGCCGGGGTTGACGCGCCGGAAACCTCCGTGATCACCGATCCTGGTGTGCTGCACGAGTTTCCGGTGGTGCTCAAGACCGACGGCAGCTCCGGTGGCCGGGGTGTCGCGGTGGTCGAGCAGGCGTCGCTGGCCCGGTCGTGGCGGGCGATCTCCCGTCCGCCGGCGCCGCATGTGGCCGTGAAACGCGCTCTGATCAACCGGGAGCTGCATTCCCTGGCGGCGACGGTGTTGCGCCGCAAGCCGATCGTGAACGCGCAGGGGTTCCGGGCCGGCAAGGACGCCATCGCCACCGTGGCCTGCCGTGACGGCGAGCTGCTTTCCTTGGTGTGCCTGGAGGTTGTGCTCGCCGAGGAGCTGCGCGGGCCGTCAGCGGTGGTACGGGTCATCGATCATGCCGGCATGGCCGAGGCTGCCCGGCGGATCGTCCGGCACTTCGGACTCAGCGGGTTCTGCGGTCTCGACTTCGTCATCGACGCGGACGGGACGGCCTGGCTCATCGAGGTCAACGCCCGCGTCACGCCGACCTGTCACCTGCTGTTCGACGCCCCACGCCCGATCGGGCAGGTGCTCGCGCTCTTCCCGTTCGAGCACGGGGCTTCCGCGTACGCCGACTGTGTCGACGTACCCGTGCGGGCCCCACTGTTGGCCGAGCGCGGCCAGCAACTCCTGTCCCGGCAACGGCATCCGGTGCTGCGGCGGGTCCGCACGTGGACCCGGCGCGCCAGACCCGAACTGACGTAG
- a CDS encoding helix-turn-helix domain-containing protein — protein sequence MTEPDETAARDAVRHAHETDPEPVGFDVDAGLADVYTRAANPPFGLTRRELDVATLAAAGRTAVQIADQLSLSRQSVSRLLRRAYAKLGVTSRTDVGRALEPRARQD from the coding sequence ATGACCGAGCCGGACGAGACCGCCGCCCGAGACGCGGTAAGGCATGCACACGAGACTGATCCGGAGCCGGTGGGCTTCGACGTCGACGCCGGCCTCGCGGACGTCTACACACGGGCAGCCAACCCGCCGTTCGGCCTGACACGGCGCGAACTCGACGTGGCAACGCTGGCGGCGGCAGGCAGGACGGCCGTGCAGATCGCCGATCAGCTGTCGCTCAGCCGGCAGTCTGTCAGTCGGCTCCTGCGCCGGGCCTACGCCAAGCTCGGGGTCACCAGCCGCACTGACGTGGGCCGCGCCCTCGAACCGCGCGCCCGCCAGGACTGA